In one Dama dama isolate Ldn47 chromosome 5, ASM3311817v1, whole genome shotgun sequence genomic region, the following are encoded:
- the LOC133057947 gene encoding diphthamide biosynthesis protein 3-like, whose translation MVLKQSLTVGPGPRPGSDGESDGPVPVPVTTAVFHDEVEIEDFQYDEDSETYFYPCPCGDNFCITKEDLENGEDVATCPSCSLIIKVIYDKDQFTCGETVPAPSTSKELVKC comes from the exons ATGGTCTTAAAACAAAGTCTAACAG TTGGCCCAGGGCCCCGGCCTGGATCGGACGGCGAAAGTGACGGACCTGTGCCGGTCCCAGTGACGACGGCGGTATTTCACGACGAGGTGGAGATCGAGGACTTCCAATACGACGAGGACTCGGAGACCTACTTCTACCCCTGCCCGTGTGGGGATAACTTCTGCATCACCAAGGAAGATTTGGAGAACGGGGAAGACGTGGCAACGTGCCCTAGCTGCTCTCTCATTATAAAAGTGATTTATGACAAGGATCAGTTCACGTGTGGAGAGACAGTCCCAGCCCCTTCCACCAGCAAAGAACTAGTTAAATGCTGA